The following coding sequences are from one Candidatus Paceibacterota bacterium window:
- the gyrA gene encoding DNA gyrase subunit A — protein sequence MPEPTEPNETPAVPASSTPLFAANEKVAKINVAEEIKNSFLDYSMSVIISRALPDARDGLKPSQRRILYAMNDLGVMPNRKHLKCAKIVGETMGNYHPHGDQAIYPTLVHMAQPWAMRERLVEGQGNFGSVEGDPPAAMRYTEARLAPLGAIMMEDMDKETVDFVPNYDETRTEPTVFPSAFPNLLVNGGTGIAVGMATNMPPHNLGEIIDGVCAQIDKPDITLKELMQHVKGPDFPTGCMVCGLEGIKQYFLTGRGSVKVRGKVGLEELKGGREQIIITEIPYNVNRAVLVERIADLVNEKTITDITAVRDESDENTRVVIEIKRDAVPKVVINNLYRHTALESAFAVNALAIDHGRPKTLGLKDLINCYIEHRREVVVRRTRHELRKAEERAELLEGYLIALSNLDEFIRIIRHSATREEAKIKLLAFDFTRAQVEKIGILIRSEARLVSGRYSFSEAQANAILELRLYQLTGLEIDKVRAEYRDLMARIKDLLDILAKEARVLAIIKAELQAIKEKYATPRRTDLVPDEGEIAIEDLIANEGVIITLTHTGLIKRTNISSYRAQRRGGKGVIGMTTRDGAGEEDRDFIEHLFSAGTHDHLMFFTNTGRVYVERVHEIPDMGRVAKGRSIANLLELKSDETIAALIRIEARTGPNKEDTTWQQPGFLFFATQQGTVKKTPLEDFANVRKGGIIAIGIEPGDALIEVKLTSGRDQVVLITRDGMSIRFSEEDVRAMGRPAAGVRGINLERDDAVVALAVTNRDATLLVAGENGIGKRTPFDLVREDGTVEQVYRLQSRGGKGIITMKANEKTGAVVGALTVRDADEIMLITSGGQLVRIFVKDIREAGRNTQGVKLINLAEGDKLQAIAPVISEQQEDDAAGQAGAS from the coding sequence ATGCCCGAACCGACCGAACCTAACGAGACACCGGCAGTGCCCGCGAGCAGCACGCCCTTGTTCGCCGCCAACGAAAAAGTGGCGAAAATCAACGTCGCCGAGGAAATCAAGAACTCGTTCCTGGATTACTCCATGTCGGTGATTATCTCTCGCGCGCTGCCCGACGCGCGGGATGGCCTGAAGCCGTCCCAACGCCGCATCCTCTACGCGATGAACGACCTGGGGGTTATGCCCAACCGCAAGCACCTCAAGTGCGCCAAGATCGTGGGCGAAACCATGGGCAACTACCATCCGCACGGCGACCAGGCGATCTACCCGACCCTCGTGCACATGGCGCAGCCGTGGGCCATGCGCGAACGCCTCGTGGAAGGGCAGGGGAACTTCGGCTCCGTCGAGGGCGATCCGCCGGCGGCCATGCGCTACACCGAAGCGCGCCTGGCCCCGCTTGGGGCCATAATGATGGAGGACATGGACAAGGAAACGGTGGATTTTGTCCCCAATTACGACGAGACCCGCACCGAACCCACCGTCTTTCCCTCCGCGTTCCCCAACCTCCTGGTCAACGGCGGCACCGGCATCGCGGTCGGCATGGCCACCAACATGCCGCCGCACAACCTGGGCGAAATCATTGACGGCGTCTGCGCACAGATTGACAAACCCGACATCACCCTCAAGGAACTCATGCAGCATGTCAAAGGGCCGGACTTCCCGACCGGCTGCATGGTCTGCGGCCTGGAAGGAATCAAGCAGTACTTCCTGACCGGCCGCGGCAGCGTAAAAGTCCGGGGCAAAGTCGGCCTCGAAGAACTCAAAGGCGGCCGGGAGCAAATTATCATCACCGAAATCCCGTACAACGTAAACCGCGCCGTGCTGGTCGAGCGGATTGCCGACCTGGTCAACGAAAAAACCATCACCGACATCACCGCCGTGCGGGACGAGTCGGATGAGAACACGCGTGTCGTCATAGAAATCAAGCGCGATGCGGTGCCCAAGGTGGTGATCAACAACCTTTACCGGCACACCGCGCTCGAATCGGCCTTTGCCGTCAATGCGCTGGCCATTGACCATGGCCGGCCCAAGACCCTCGGGCTGAAGGACCTGATCAACTGCTACATCGAACACCGGCGCGAGGTGGTTGTCCGCCGGACCCGGCACGAGCTGCGGAAGGCCGAAGAGCGGGCGGAGCTGCTGGAAGGCTACCTGATTGCCCTTTCCAACCTGGACGAGTTCATCCGCATCATCCGCCACTCAGCCACCCGCGAGGAGGCGAAAATCAAGCTGCTGGCCTTCGACTTTACGCGCGCGCAGGTGGAGAAGATAGGCATCCTCATCCGCAGCGAGGCGCGCCTGGTGAGCGGCCGCTACTCCTTCAGCGAGGCGCAAGCCAACGCCATCCTCGAACTGCGCCTCTACCAGTTGACCGGGCTGGAAATTGACAAGGTGCGGGCCGAATACCGCGACTTAATGGCCCGGATCAAGGACCTCCTCGACATCCTGGCCAAAGAAGCCCGCGTGCTCGCCATCATCAAAGCCGAGCTGCAGGCCATCAAAGAAAAATATGCCACGCCCCGCCGGACGGACCTGGTGCCCGACGAAGGCGAAATTGCCATCGAGGACCTCATTGCGAACGAAGGGGTTATCATCACCCTGACGCACACCGGCCTCATCAAGCGGACCAACATCAGCTCCTACCGCGCCCAGCGCCGCGGCGGCAAAGGGGTGATTGGCATGACCACCCGCGACGGCGCGGGCGAGGAGGACCGGGACTTCATCGAGCACCTGTTCAGCGCCGGCACGCACGATCACCTGATGTTCTTCACCAACACCGGGCGGGTGTATGTGGAGCGCGTGCACGAGATCCCCGACATGGGCCGTGTCGCCAAAGGCCGCAGCATTGCCAACCTGCTCGAGCTCAAATCCGACGAGACCATCGCCGCCCTCATCCGCATCGAAGCCCGCACCGGCCCCAACAAGGAAGACACCACCTGGCAGCAGCCGGGCTTCCTCTTCTTCGCCACCCAGCAAGGCACGGTCAAGAAGACCCCGCTCGAGGACTTCGCCAACGTCCGCAAAGGAGGCATCATTGCCATTGGCATTGAGCCGGGCGACGCCCTGATCGAGGTGAAGCTGACCTCGGGCCGCGACCAGGTCGTTCTCATCACGCGCGACGGCATGAGCATCCGCTTTTCCGAAGAGGACGTGCGCGCCATGGGCCGCCCGGCCGCCGGCGTGCGAGGCATCAACCTCGAAAGAGACGATGCGGTCGTGGCCCTGGCCGTGACCAACCGCGACGCGACCCTGCTGGTGGCTGGTGAAAACGGCATTGGGAAACGCACTCCCTTCGACCTCGTCCGCGAGGATGGCACCGTCGAGCAGGTTTACCGGCTGCAATCCCGCGGCGGCAAAGGCATCATCACCATGAAGGCCAACGAGAAGACCGGCGCGGTCGTCGGC
- the gyrB gene encoding DNA topoisomerase (ATP-hydrolyzing) subunit B, with product MADQNVDDETQKTPAPLGAPEKYDASKIDKLEGLEAVRKRPGMYIGDPDERGLHHSVFEVLDNSIDEHLAGYCSKIEVRVHVDGSVSIRDNGRGIPVDIHPKWKIPAVELVLTNLHAGGKFGQGAYKYSGGLHGVGAKCVNALSDWFKVEVSRDGKVYSMEFARGVTTQKLTVVGKSKGTGTLVTFKPDPTIFTITTEFKFDILANRLRELAFLNPGVEIVLVDERDEKTETFLYKDGIEQFVKQLGRTKQVLHPKPIVIGRQKEEVFVDCVMQYTDSYNDQILCFANSIANPDGGTHLTGFRTALTRAVNQYAKQNELLKEKDPAISGDDVREGLVCVLSVKLPNPRFESQTKVKLVNTEIDGIVSSVVYDGLMTHFDATPAVAKKVVEKALLAARAREAARKARETVRKGALTGGGLPGKLADCSDRDPANTELYIVEGDSAGGSAKQGRDRKFQAILPIRGKIINVEKARLDKVLQNNEIRTMITAVGTGIGDGEGEGAFNLEGLRYHKIIIMTDADVDGSHIRTLLLTFFYRQMPELVRRGFIYIAQPPLYQIARKKRVEYVDDDARLNRILIELGTNEVRLRNLSDGNELTDKQLAEILEMLESLDKYAIALRRHGGDFATYVEQRHPKTHELPRHLVKVRDGNDETVQYFHTEEELEEFGSKNSDLHLFGEEESDTSLLEKSKNGHTRRARHVELHESKAVAELLARLAKKGLSIEHYSAQDKPLFEILEGEGDKEQVKPLFSIPEILSSVKEVGRRGLSIKRFKGLGEMNPKELFETTMNPARRKLLRVDLTDAIEAEEMFAKLMGEEVEPRRQFIEDNALNVRNLDI from the coding sequence ATGGCTGACCAGAACGTGGATGACGAGACACAGAAAACACCTGCGCCCCTCGGCGCGCCGGAAAAGTACGACGCGTCGAAAATCGACAAGTTGGAGGGGTTGGAAGCGGTGCGCAAACGTCCCGGGATGTACATTGGCGACCCGGACGAGCGCGGCTTGCACCACAGCGTCTTTGAGGTGCTGGACAACTCGATTGATGAACATCTGGCCGGCTACTGCAGCAAAATTGAAGTCAGGGTGCACGTGGATGGCTCGGTGTCCATCCGTGACAACGGACGGGGCATCCCGGTGGACATCCATCCGAAGTGGAAAATCCCGGCGGTAGAACTGGTGCTGACCAACCTGCACGCGGGCGGCAAGTTTGGGCAGGGGGCCTACAAGTACTCCGGCGGCCTGCACGGCGTCGGGGCCAAGTGCGTCAACGCCCTGTCGGACTGGTTCAAGGTCGAAGTGTCGCGCGACGGCAAGGTCTACTCCATGGAGTTTGCGCGGGGTGTCACCACGCAGAAGCTGACCGTGGTCGGCAAGTCCAAGGGCACCGGCACCCTCGTCACCTTTAAGCCCGACCCCACCATCTTCACGATCACCACTGAGTTCAAGTTTGACATCCTGGCCAATCGCCTGCGCGAGCTGGCGTTCCTGAATCCGGGCGTTGAAATCGTCCTCGTGGACGAGCGGGACGAGAAGACCGAGACCTTTCTGTACAAAGACGGCATTGAGCAGTTTGTCAAACAACTGGGGCGAACCAAGCAGGTGCTGCATCCCAAGCCGATCGTCATCGGCCGGCAGAAGGAAGAGGTGTTTGTGGACTGCGTCATGCAATACACCGACAGCTACAACGACCAGATCCTGTGCTTCGCCAACTCGATTGCCAACCCGGACGGCGGCACGCACCTGACCGGCTTTCGCACGGCGCTGACCCGCGCGGTTAACCAGTACGCCAAGCAGAATGAGCTGCTGAAGGAAAAAGACCCCGCGATCTCGGGCGACGACGTGCGCGAGGGGCTGGTCTGCGTGCTGAGCGTGAAACTGCCGAACCCTCGTTTTGAATCCCAGACAAAGGTGAAGCTGGTCAACACGGAAATAGACGGCATTGTGTCGTCCGTCGTCTATGACGGCCTGATGACGCATTTCGACGCCACGCCGGCGGTGGCGAAGAAGGTGGTCGAGAAGGCCTTGCTGGCGGCGCGTGCGCGCGAGGCGGCGCGCAAGGCGCGGGAGACCGTTCGCAAGGGGGCGCTCACGGGCGGGGGGCTGCCCGGGAAACTCGCCGATTGCTCGGACCGCGACCCCGCCAACACGGAGCTTTACATCGTGGAGGGCGACTCCGCCGGCGGCTCGGCCAAACAGGGCCGCGACCGGAAGTTCCAGGCGATTTTGCCCATCCGGGGCAAGATCATCAACGTGGAGAAGGCGCGCCTGGACAAGGTGCTGCAAAACAATGAAATCCGCACCATGATCACCGCGGTGGGCACGGGCATTGGCGACGGCGAAGGCGAGGGCGCCTTTAACCTGGAAGGCCTGCGCTACCACAAGATTATTATCATGACCGATGCGGACGTGGACGGCTCCCACATCCGCACCCTGCTCCTGACGTTCTTCTATCGGCAGATGCCCGAGCTGGTCCGCCGCGGCTTCATCTACATTGCCCAGCCGCCGCTCTACCAAATCGCGCGCAAAAAGCGCGTGGAGTACGTGGATGACGATGCGCGCCTGAACCGGATTCTGATCGAGCTTGGCACCAACGAGGTCCGCCTGCGCAATTTGTCCGATGGCAACGAACTGACGGACAAGCAACTGGCCGAAATCCTGGAGATGCTTGAGTCGCTCGACAAATACGCCATCGCCTTGCGCCGCCACGGCGGCGACTTTGCCACCTACGTCGAACAGCGCCACCCCAAGACCCACGAGCTGCCGCGGCACCTGGTGAAGGTGCGCGACGGCAACGACGAAACGGTTCAATATTTCCACACCGAAGAGGAGCTGGAGGAATTTGGCTCCAAGAACTCCGATTTGCACCTTTTCGGCGAGGAGGAATCCGACACCAGCCTGCTGGAGAAGTCGAAGAATGGCCACACGCGCCGCGCCCGCCATGTGGAATTGCATGAGAGCAAGGCGGTGGCGGAACTGCTGGCCAGGCTCGCCAAGAAGGGGCTGAGCATCGAGCACTACTCCGCGCAAGACAAACCGCTGTTTGAAATTCTCGAAGGCGAGGGGGACAAGGAGCAGGTCAAGCCCCTCTTCTCGATCCCCGAAATTCTCTCCAGCGTCAAAGAGGTTGGCCGGCGCGGGTTGTCCATCAAACGCTTTAAGGGCCTGGGTGAAATGAACCCCAAGGAACTTTTCGAAACCACCATGAACCCGGCGCGGCGCAAGCTCCTGCGCGTGGACCTGACCGACGCGATCGAAGCGGAGGAGATGTTTGCGAAACTGATGGGCGAGGAAGTCGAGCCGCGCCGGCAATTCATCGAGGATAACGCGCTGAACGTGAGGAACCTAGACATCTGA
- a CDS encoding ABC transporter permease subunit, whose product MFWRHLRNELWKLFGKKRTYIGFGAFLLAQNAMLLTFRFTRWQSSMERMLAGNGYLAQEFVSALTVAVIMLIPQILLLMPLYAALVGGDLVAKEVEDGTLRMILSRPISRFQLLLVKWIAGVIFAAVLVVVLGGTALGFARLWFPWKGMFVFVPGEVFNVLPAGEGLKLYLWSHLSMTLNASVVLGIAFMLSCFNMKPAAATILSLSLLFVNLVMEGIPFFEAYHEYLLTYHFHAWRHVYAEPIPWAQIGQSLCALVAVNLTTFLIGAAAFQARDIKT is encoded by the coding sequence ATGTTTTGGCGTCACCTGCGCAACGAGCTGTGGAAGCTGTTTGGCAAGAAGCGGACCTACATTGGCTTTGGCGCCTTTCTGCTGGCGCAGAATGCCATGCTGCTGACCTTCCGTTTTACTCGCTGGCAGTCCAGCATGGAGCGAATGCTGGCGGGCAACGGCTACCTGGCGCAGGAGTTCGTGTCGGCACTGACCGTGGCGGTAATCATGTTGATCCCCCAGATCCTGCTGCTGATGCCGCTGTATGCGGCGTTAGTGGGGGGAGACCTGGTGGCGAAAGAAGTTGAGGACGGGACGCTGCGCATGATCCTGTCGCGGCCGATCTCCCGCTTTCAACTGTTGCTGGTGAAATGGATCGCCGGGGTGATATTTGCGGCGGTCCTGGTGGTGGTGCTGGGCGGGACCGCGCTGGGTTTTGCGCGCCTGTGGTTCCCGTGGAAGGGCATGTTTGTATTTGTGCCGGGCGAGGTCTTCAATGTCCTGCCGGCGGGCGAGGGGCTGAAGCTCTATCTTTGGTCGCACCTGTCCATGACCTTGAACGCGAGCGTAGTGCTGGGCATCGCGTTCATGTTATCCTGCTTTAACATGAAGCCCGCAGCGGCCACCATCCTGTCACTGTCACTTCTGTTTGTGAACCTGGTGATGGAAGGCATCCCCTTCTTCGAGGCGTATCACGAGTACTTGCTGACCTATCATTTCCACGCCTGGCGCCACGTGTATGCCGAGCCCATTCCCTGGGCGCAGATAGGGCAATCCCTCTGCGCCCTGGTCGCGGTAAACCTCACCACCTTCCTCATTGGCGCGGCCGCTTTTCAGGCGCGCGACATCAAAACCTAG
- a CDS encoding ABC transporter ATP-binding protein: protein MADPNISVAPEPVIQLNNLCKKFGRRPAVEDMTLQVPAGEIYGLLGHNGAGKSTAIGMMLGQVWPTSGKVRVCGHDVTAHRRLALRKVGAIFESPAFYEYLSGWRNLEILSSYTARTPPQRMREVIEWVGLSGREGSKVGTYSHGMRARLALAQALLPQPELLILDEPSDGLDPEGIHEMRQTILRLHKELGLTILLSSHFLNEVEQLCTRIAVLNQGRKVFEGSLAATKQREAWIRLRTGDFGLAVRELRQAELITQERDGRLISLCPGVGTDQVVRLLVERGMAVHEIAPAEETLEDFYLSLMNGQREAR from the coding sequence GTGGCTGATCCGAACATCAGCGTGGCGCCTGAACCCGTGATTCAACTCAACAACCTGTGCAAGAAGTTTGGCCGGCGCCCGGCGGTCGAGGACATGACGCTCCAGGTGCCGGCGGGCGAAATCTACGGCCTGCTGGGGCATAACGGCGCTGGCAAAAGCACCGCCATCGGCATGATGCTGGGGCAGGTTTGGCCAACCAGCGGCAAGGTGCGCGTTTGCGGCCACGACGTGACGGCCCACCGCCGCCTGGCGCTGCGAAAGGTGGGGGCGATCTTCGAGAGCCCGGCGTTCTACGAGTATCTGAGCGGTTGGAGAAACTTGGAGATACTTAGCTCCTACACGGCTCGGACCCCGCCCCAGCGAATGCGGGAGGTCATCGAGTGGGTGGGATTGAGCGGGCGGGAAGGCTCCAAAGTGGGGACCTACTCCCACGGCATGAGGGCGCGGCTGGCGCTGGCCCAGGCGCTCCTGCCCCAGCCGGAACTGCTGATTCTGGACGAACCCAGCGACGGCCTCGACCCGGAGGGCATACACGAAATGCGCCAGACGATCCTGCGACTGCACAAGGAACTGGGGCTGACCATTCTGTTATCGTCCCATTTTCTCAACGAGGTGGAGCAGCTATGCACGCGCATCGCGGTGTTGAACCAGGGCCGCAAGGTGTTTGAAGGCTCGCTGGCGGCGACAAAGCAGCGCGAGGCCTGGATACGGCTGCGCACCGGCGATTTCGGGCTGGCGGTGCGGGAACTGCGACAGGCAGAACTGATCACGCAGGAACGCGATGGCCGCCTCATTTCGCTGTGCCCGGGCGTGGGAACGGATCAGGTTGTCCGGCTGTTGGTGGAGCGCGGTATGGCCGTGCATGAGATTGCCCCGGCGGAGGAAACGCTGGAGGACTTCTACCTGTCGCTGATGAACGGGCAAAGGGAGGCCAGGTAA
- a CDS encoding type II secretion system protein: MANRERRAARRRAGSTRAAHSFTLIELLVVISIITILAALLLPVLSRAKEAGRATVCLSNLHQIGVGLQIYVGDNHNRLPVMRDKSVTTLINDLPGPDQVLSNCVGNVNVFKCPSDRWPGNQAKLRAGAGETFFGQTGSSFSWNSLLNGENADHLSAMGLKFDPHQMPLMYDKDKFHIARGESKAQNWLYADGHIKNLLLFEGTIERKQ, from the coding sequence GTGGCGAATCGCGAGCGGCGAGCGGCCAGGCGCCGCGCGGGGAGCACCCGGGCCGCGCACTCCTTCACGCTGATTGAGTTGCTGGTTGTGATTTCGATCATCACCATCCTCGCCGCGCTGTTGCTGCCGGTTTTGAGCCGCGCAAAGGAAGCGGGCCGAGCGACGGTGTGCTTGAGCAACCTGCACCAGATTGGCGTGGGGCTGCAGATCTACGTGGGAGACAACCACAATCGGCTGCCGGTCATGCGGGACAAGTCCGTGACGACGCTGATCAATGATCTGCCCGGCCCGGACCAGGTGCTGTCGAATTGCGTGGGGAATGTCAACGTGTTTAAGTGCCCATCCGACAGGTGGCCGGGGAACCAGGCCAAGCTGAGAGCCGGGGCGGGGGAAACCTTCTTTGGCCAGACCGGCTCCAGCTTCTCGTGGAACAGCCTGCTCAATGGCGAGAACGCCGATCATCTGTCCGCCATGGGCCTCAAGTTCGACCCGCACCAGATGCCCCTGATGTACGACAAGGACAAGTTCCACATCGCGCGTGGGGAATCCAAGGCGCAGAACTGGCTCTACGCGGATGGGCACATTAAGAACCTGCTCCTGTTCGAAGGGACCATTGAAAGGAAGCAATGA
- the tyrA gene encoding bifunctional chorismate mutase/prephenate dehydrogenase — protein MTKRLSKSPQSAKAAPATPTVSNAGLDQLREQIDSIDQKLVDLLARRLRVVQEVTAIKQKHDLPTFHPAREENLISARRVQATQAGLDPDYVEDLFRAVLRHSRVGQLNTLSRRSVRPGAKVLIVGGLGNMGRFFSNWFRQSDYDVRILDREDWPRVESLAAGIDLCLLAVPIDITASVAIQIGAHLPPACILADITSLKSIPVEAMLKGHAGPVVGLHPLFGPATVTMDKQIVVVTPGRQMDQCQWLLDQLTLWGNVLVETPPAEHDEIMGVVQALRHFATFTFGQFLHSRGVPILRTLELSSPIYRLELAMVGRLFAQDPSLYAEIVFATPERLALLKDYLQSLQQNLALVERGDKAEFIARFRQIAEWFGPFSEQAMRESTFLVEKLVHRF, from the coding sequence ATGACTAAGCGCCTCTCGAAGTCCCCCCAATCCGCCAAGGCCGCCCCGGCCACCCCGACGGTCTCCAACGCGGGCCTGGACCAATTGCGCGAGCAGATAGACAGCATTGACCAGAAGTTGGTGGACTTGCTGGCCCGGCGACTTCGCGTCGTCCAGGAGGTCACCGCTATCAAACAAAAGCACGACCTGCCCACTTTCCACCCTGCCCGCGAGGAAAACCTCATTTCCGCCCGCCGCGTCCAGGCCACCCAAGCCGGGCTCGACCCGGACTATGTGGAGGACCTGTTTCGCGCTGTCCTCCGCCATTCCCGCGTGGGGCAACTGAACACCCTCAGCCGACGCAGTGTCCGCCCCGGCGCCAAGGTTCTCATCGTCGGCGGGCTGGGCAACATGGGCCGGTTCTTCTCCAATTGGTTCCGCCAATCCGACTACGACGTCCGCATTCTCGACCGCGAGGATTGGCCCCGGGTCGAATCCCTCGCCGCCGGAATTGACCTCTGCCTGCTGGCTGTGCCCATTGACATCACCGCGTCGGTCGCCATCCAGATCGGCGCGCACCTCCCGCCCGCCTGCATCCTGGCCGACATCACCAGCCTTAAAAGCATACCCGTCGAGGCCATGCTCAAAGGCCACGCCGGCCCCGTCGTCGGCCTGCACCCGCTCTTCGGCCCGGCCACCGTCACCATGGACAAGCAAATCGTGGTCGTCACTCCCGGCCGCCAGATGGACCAATGCCAATGGCTGCTCGACCAACTGACACTGTGGGGCAACGTCCTGGTCGAAACCCCGCCCGCGGAGCACGACGAAATCATGGGTGTCGTCCAGGCGCTGCGTCACTTCGCCACGTTCACCTTCGGCCAGTTTCTTCACTCACGCGGCGTTCCCATTCTCCGCACCCTCGAGTTGTCCAGCCCCATCTATCGCCTGGAACTGGCGATGGTCGGCCGCTTGTTCGCCCAGGACCCCTCGCTGTATGCCGAGATCGTGTTTGCCACTCCCGAGCGCCTGGCCCTCCTGAAGGACTACCTCCAGTCGCTACAGCAGAATCTCGCCCTCGTCGAACGAGGCGACAAAGCCGAGTTCATCGCCCGTTTCCGCCAGATTGCCGAGTGGTTCGGCCCCTTCAGCGAGCAAGCCATGCGCGAAAGCACGTTCCTCGTCGAGAAGCTCGTCCATCGGTTCTGA